One stretch of Solenopsis invicta isolate M01_SB chromosome 16, UNIL_Sinv_3.0, whole genome shotgun sequence DNA includes these proteins:
- the LOC105196104 gene encoding uncharacterized protein LOC105196104, which translates to MMFSKNVKTTLLRGPKKLSKSFMFEAATYWAEEGQRVVYITPVPLDKRPDACHDRKNPTVAALKLMRFVYLSDYEALVEQLFKLHTYAAVPSVLLIDDLHDYLRNETSDNMDDSTRIARIYASILHSIKSCSRILKKNVHVCAWDSSTFTNNSIQTMYFRNIWNLTEKEDGKVISVDRFSITLGRSFEQSYIYHKFQDGTRVLQQILCDLVEI; encoded by the exons ATGATGTTTTCGAAAAATGTCAAGACAACATTATTACGTGGCCCGAAAAAGTTGAGCAAATCTTTCATGTTTGAG GCTGCGACGTATTGGGCGGAAGAAGGACAACGCGTCGTTTACATTACTCCGGTGCCACTGGATAAACGACCGGATGCCTGTCACGACAGAAAGAATCCAACAGTCGCGGCACTCAAACTAATGAGATTCGT ATACTTGTCGGATTACGAAGCTCTCGTGGAGCAACTTTTTAAATTGCATACCTATGCGGCCGTACCTTCCGTGCTTTTGATAGACGACTTGCACGATTACCTTCGAAACGAGACTTCTGATAACATGGACGATTCGACACGCATCGCCAGGATTTACGCCTCGATACTTCATTCGATTAAGTCGTGTTcacgaattttgaaaaagaac GTACATGTGTGCGCATGGGACAGCTCGACATTCACCAATAACTCCATTCAAACAATGTACTTTCGCAATATTTGGAATTTGACGGAAAAAGAAGATGGAAAAGTGATATCGGTGGACAGGTTTTCTATTACATTAGGACGATCCTTCGAACAATCATATATATATCACAAATTCCAAGACGGGACGCGCGTTCTTCAACAAATATTATGCGATTTAGTGgagatttaa
- the LOC105196118 gene encoding myotubularin-related protein 10-B isoform X1, whose translation MENKSSNNFISYVGLEEHELQTFSSSRRDSLVENSIKLLPGEVLIAEAQNVLMFSPVSDLKQGISGVLSVTNFKLTFVTSSDSNGENITHQQNHLYGYTDTCLTNIDEIYVMVGDKKRKLVPGSTVPSKVKGIFIICKNLRTWSFSFKFSPLGHGKNLLTALLHHAFPSRHQLLFAYDYKEAYYSSLDKNVQLFRDISDWQNELKRTLCNDETRKGWRLSMVNAKFQLCPSLSQYIVVPASVTDSQLTDAARHFQGNRPPVWSWTNAHGAALVKMSELLPTITERMQENIMFENVRKSHPQKIAPVVIELNKEINVKLIAASFAKFINLCTPENVRQFWIQDNNFYSLLENTKWLKYISYCLQKTVEVCDHLSLGISVILQEGAARDLCCIISSLAQLLLDHHFRTIAGFQSLLQKEWVAGGHPFCDRLGHIVKANSEKSPLFLLYLDCVWQLCYQYPTEFEFTETYLTTLWDAAHVSIFDTFIFNCERDRAVAAMDPNTPLVLRSVWDWREQFNDKDISLFYNPLFVSRSSGDKRNMENYGTITKPLYAVSSLELWTQCYFRWIPTLEIRNGGQRHVELYIRLLQNDVNQLGINENHVSSIDKVGICSFHTTIDSFYPFSNNTTPGNTVSAPIMNSSILLSESLLDAQSLITATD comes from the exons ATGGAAAATAAAAGTAGcaacaattttattagttatgtGGGTTTAGAAGAGCATGAGCTACAG ACTTTCAGTTCCAGTCGACGTGATTCATTAGTTGAAAATAGCATAAAATTATTGCCAGGAGAAGTTCTTATTGCCGAGGCACAAAATGTCCTTATGTTTTCACCTGTTAGCGATCTAAAACAAGGAATATCTGGAGTTTTGTCAGTCACCAATTTCAAGCTTACCTTTGTCACCAGCAGTGATTCAAATGGAGAG AACATTACTCATCAACAAAACCATTTGTATGGATATACAGATACATGTTTGACAAATATCGATGAAATATATGTTATGGTGGGTGACAAAAAAAGAAAGCTAGTTCCTGGTAGTACAGTACCATCGAAAGTGAAAGGAATATTTATTATCTGCAAA AATTTAAGAACATGGtcgttttcttttaaattttcacCTCTTGGACATGGTAAGAATCTTCTGACTGCATTGCTACATCATGCTTTCCCTAGCAGACACCAACTGTTATTTGCCTATGATTACAA AGAGGCTTATTACAGTAGTCTTGACAAAAATGTACAACTATTTCGAGACATTTCAGACTGGCAAAACGAATTGAAAAGAACATTGTGTAACGATGAGACGAGAAAAGGTTGGAGATTATCCATGGTTAACGCCAAGTTTCAACTTTGTCCCAG TTTATCCCAATATATAGTAGTACCTGCATCTGTAACCGACAGTCAATTGACAGATGCAGCTAGACATTTTCAAGGTAATAGGCCGCCAGTATGGTCCTGGACAAATGCGCATGGTGCAGCGTTAGTAAAAATGTCTGAATTGTTACCAACAATTACAGAGAGGATGCAGGAGAATATTATGTTTGAAAATGTTCGTAAAAGCCATCCTCAAAAAATAGCACCGGTCGTTATCGAATTAAATAAAGAGATTAATGTCAAGTTGATAGCGGCAAGTTTTGCTAAATTTATTAACTTGTGTACTCCAG aaaacgTCAGACAATTCTGGAttcaagataataatttttattcattgttaGAAAATACCAAGTGGCTTAAATACATATCGTATTGCCTACAAAAGACGGTCGAAGTCTGTGATCATCTCAGTTTAGGAATTTCCGTCATCCTACAAG AAGGTGCCGCAAGAGACTTGTGCTGCATTATATCGAGTTTAGCGCAACTATTGTTGGATCATCATTTTCGTACTATCGCAGGTTTTCAGTCGTTATTACAAAAAGAATGGGTCGCCGGTGGCCATCCGTTTTGCGATAGATTAGGCCATATCGTGAAAGCTAATTCGGAAAAG TCTCCACTGTTTCTCTTATACCTCGACTGTGTTTGGCAATTGTGTTACCAATATCCAACGGAATTTGAATTCACGGAAACGTATTTAACCACGCTATGGGACGCAGCACACGTTTCCATCTTCGACACCTTTATCTTCAACTGTGAGAGAGATCGAGCAGTGGCAGCTATG GATCCCAATACGCCTCTCGTCCTTCGCAGCGTTTGGGACTGGCGAGAACAATTCAACGATAAAgatatctctttattttataatccttTATTTGTTTCCCGTAGTAGCGGAGACAAAAGAAACATGGAAAATTACGGAACAATTACGAAACCTCTGTACGCGGTGTCTAGTCTCGAGCTTTGGACGCAATGCTACTTTCGTTGGATACCGACGCTCGAGATTCGTAACGGCGGACAGAGGCACGTTGAACTTTACATTAGGTTACTGCAAAACGACGTAAATCAACTTGGAATAAATGAAAATCACGTCTCGTCAATAGATAAGGTCGGTATCTGTTCTTTTCATACAACGATCGATAGCTTTTATCCCTTTAGTAACAATACAACACCGGGGAACACCGTCAGTGCGCCAATTATGAATAGTTCGATTCTTCTAAGCGAGAGTTTATTAGACGCGCAATCATTGATAACTGCAACCGATTGA
- the LOC105196105 gene encoding SPARC-related modular calcium-binding protein 2 isoform X2 produces the protein MYGTVRRGKRTYTPMPLLPLRRRRRRCCSGISEECRKRIAECTMNGGGSTPVCGSDGVTYSNQCQVISKQCQGVSVLIKHSGPCPETPACFSARLTARMGVRPVCRRDGTYAPVQCHAETEYCWCVTPQGRPLPDTTVRYKKPRCLRAGSRSAASTRSSQRRRSPTRKQRRQYVSNRHRNTCDRTEKSKFNGNLIENFKIEYRRTNISAEDDKNIERVLSWKFLMLDQNADGYLDKTEYKELRRLAKKAVRPKKCARTFARTCDLNRDLKLSKQEWGACLANDFTLLKGSPAIGNPIQSLPFNDDHPSTKEESDANDCISDRKTVLEDQKQHSRGGNIYVPQCMSDGRYHRVQCYSGYCWCVYQDTGKPIPGTSSKNGTPNCNPAPTPSRPMKGCPELKKQLFLRDLMDLMQEEMEASSMDSNETTVKWQASKEERIATWHFVMLDKNKNKVLEKKEWKSFRTMVANNRQLRRCGKKLPRYCDINNDRRISMTEWLSCLNAQRPTTADDSEKTLTTPKRIGPNPLDQFLNDDD, from the exons ATGTACGGCACGGTGCGGCGCGGGAAGAGGACGTACACTCCAATGCCACTATTGCCActccgtcgccgccgccgccgctgctgctctGGAATATCG GAAGAGTGTAGAAAGAGGATAGCTGAATGTACGATGAATGGTGGTGGAAGCACACCGGTGTGCGGGAGTGACGGTGTCACATATTCCAATCAATGCCAAGTCATTTCTAAGCAATGTCAAGGCGTCTCCGTCCTCATCAAACACTCCGGACCCTGTCCAG AGACCCCGGCGTGCTTCTCAGCAAGACTGACTGCTCGAATGGGCGTACGGCCTGTCTGTCGACGCGATGGTACGTACGCGCCGGTTCAGTGTCACGCGGAGACCGAGTATTGTTGGTGCGTAACGCCGCAAGGTCGGCCGTTGCCCGATACAACGGTAAGATACAAAAAACCAAGATGTTTGAGAGCCGGTTCCAGATCTGCTGCTTCTACTAGGAGCAGCCAAAGGCGACGCTCACCGACCAGAAAACAACGTAGGCAGTACGTCAGCAATAGGCATCGAAATACCTGCGATCGTACTGAAAAGTCCAAGTTTAACGGAAACCTCATCGAGAACTTCAAAATTGAATACAGGCGGACCAACATATCCGCCGAGG ACGATAAGAATATCGAACGGGTATTGTCGTGGAAATTCCTTATGTTGGACCAAAACGCGGACGGCTACTTAGATAAGACGGAATACAAGGAGCTCAGAAGACTCGCCAAGAAGGCGGTGAGACCGAAGAAGTGCGCACGCACGTTCGCCCGCACGTGCGACCTAAATCGGGATTTAAAACTATCCAAGCAGGAATGGGGTGCTTGTCTCGCCAATGATTTCACTC ttttaaaagGTAGTCCAGCCATTGGTAATCCTATTCAGTCTCTACCGTTTAATGACGATCATCCAAGTACTAAAGAAGAAAGCGATG CAAATGATTGTATATCAGATAGAAAAACAGTGTTGGAAGATCAGAAGCAACATTCACGGGGAGGAAATATTTATGTTCCACAATGCATGTCCGATGGAAGATATCATCGGGTGCAATGCTATTCAGGTTATTGTTGGTGTGTATATCAAGATACAGGTAAACCAATACCAGGAACATCCTCGAAGAATGGCACGCCGAATTGTAATCCAGCTCCGACTCCCAGCAGACCTATGAAAG GATGTCCAGAGTTAAAAAAACAACTATTCCTTCGAGATCTAATGGATCTTATGCAAGAGGAAATGGAAGCCTCCAGCATGGATTCTAACGAAACTACTGTTAAATGGCAGGCCTCTAAGGAAGAAAGAATAGCCACATGGCATTTTGTCATGCTtgacaagaataaaaataag gttttagaaaaaaaagaatggaaAAGTTTTCGCACAATGGTAGCGAATAATAGACAACTCCGGAGATGTGGCAAAAAATTACCGAGATATTGTGACATCAATAACGATAGAAGGATCAGCATGACGGAATGGCTCAGTTGTCTCAATGCTCAGCGTCCAACAACAG CTGACGATTCGGAAAAAACGTTAACCACACCGAAAAGAATAGGTCCAAACCCATTAGACCAGTTTCTCAACGATGATGACTAA
- the LOC105196118 gene encoding myotubularin-related protein 10-B isoform X2, with protein MENKSSNNFISYVGLEEHELQTFSSSRRDSLVENSIKLLPGEVLIAEAQNVLMFSPVSDLKQGISGVLSVTNFKLTFVTSSDSNGENITHQQNHLYGYTDTCLTNIDEIYVMVGDKKRKLVPGSTVPSKVKGIFIICKNLRTWSFSFKFSPLGHGKNLLTALLHHAFPSRHQLLFAYDYKEAYYSSLDKNVQLFRDISDWQNELKRTLCNDETRKGWRLSMVNAKFQLCPSLSQYIVVPASVTDSQLTDAARHFQGNRPPVWSWTNAHGAALVKMSELLPTITERMQENIMFENVRKSHPQKIAPVVIELNKEINVKLIAASFAKFINLCTPENVRQFWIQDNNFYSLLENTKWLKYISYCLQKTVEVCDHLSLGISVILQGAARDLCCIISSLAQLLLDHHFRTIAGFQSLLQKEWVAGGHPFCDRLGHIVKANSEKSPLFLLYLDCVWQLCYQYPTEFEFTETYLTTLWDAAHVSIFDTFIFNCERDRAVAAMDPNTPLVLRSVWDWREQFNDKDISLFYNPLFVSRSSGDKRNMENYGTITKPLYAVSSLELWTQCYFRWIPTLEIRNGGQRHVELYIRLLQNDVNQLGINENHVSSIDKVGICSFHTTIDSFYPFSNNTTPGNTVSAPIMNSSILLSESLLDAQSLITATD; from the exons ATGGAAAATAAAAGTAGcaacaattttattagttatgtGGGTTTAGAAGAGCATGAGCTACAG ACTTTCAGTTCCAGTCGACGTGATTCATTAGTTGAAAATAGCATAAAATTATTGCCAGGAGAAGTTCTTATTGCCGAGGCACAAAATGTCCTTATGTTTTCACCTGTTAGCGATCTAAAACAAGGAATATCTGGAGTTTTGTCAGTCACCAATTTCAAGCTTACCTTTGTCACCAGCAGTGATTCAAATGGAGAG AACATTACTCATCAACAAAACCATTTGTATGGATATACAGATACATGTTTGACAAATATCGATGAAATATATGTTATGGTGGGTGACAAAAAAAGAAAGCTAGTTCCTGGTAGTACAGTACCATCGAAAGTGAAAGGAATATTTATTATCTGCAAA AATTTAAGAACATGGtcgttttcttttaaattttcacCTCTTGGACATGGTAAGAATCTTCTGACTGCATTGCTACATCATGCTTTCCCTAGCAGACACCAACTGTTATTTGCCTATGATTACAA AGAGGCTTATTACAGTAGTCTTGACAAAAATGTACAACTATTTCGAGACATTTCAGACTGGCAAAACGAATTGAAAAGAACATTGTGTAACGATGAGACGAGAAAAGGTTGGAGATTATCCATGGTTAACGCCAAGTTTCAACTTTGTCCCAG TTTATCCCAATATATAGTAGTACCTGCATCTGTAACCGACAGTCAATTGACAGATGCAGCTAGACATTTTCAAGGTAATAGGCCGCCAGTATGGTCCTGGACAAATGCGCATGGTGCAGCGTTAGTAAAAATGTCTGAATTGTTACCAACAATTACAGAGAGGATGCAGGAGAATATTATGTTTGAAAATGTTCGTAAAAGCCATCCTCAAAAAATAGCACCGGTCGTTATCGAATTAAATAAAGAGATTAATGTCAAGTTGATAGCGGCAAGTTTTGCTAAATTTATTAACTTGTGTACTCCAG aaaacgTCAGACAATTCTGGAttcaagataataatttttattcattgttaGAAAATACCAAGTGGCTTAAATACATATCGTATTGCCTACAAAAGACGGTCGAAGTCTGTGATCATCTCAGTTTAGGAATTTCCGTCATCCTACAAG GTGCCGCAAGAGACTTGTGCTGCATTATATCGAGTTTAGCGCAACTATTGTTGGATCATCATTTTCGTACTATCGCAGGTTTTCAGTCGTTATTACAAAAAGAATGGGTCGCCGGTGGCCATCCGTTTTGCGATAGATTAGGCCATATCGTGAAAGCTAATTCGGAAAAG TCTCCACTGTTTCTCTTATACCTCGACTGTGTTTGGCAATTGTGTTACCAATATCCAACGGAATTTGAATTCACGGAAACGTATTTAACCACGCTATGGGACGCAGCACACGTTTCCATCTTCGACACCTTTATCTTCAACTGTGAGAGAGATCGAGCAGTGGCAGCTATG GATCCCAATACGCCTCTCGTCCTTCGCAGCGTTTGGGACTGGCGAGAACAATTCAACGATAAAgatatctctttattttataatccttTATTTGTTTCCCGTAGTAGCGGAGACAAAAGAAACATGGAAAATTACGGAACAATTACGAAACCTCTGTACGCGGTGTCTAGTCTCGAGCTTTGGACGCAATGCTACTTTCGTTGGATACCGACGCTCGAGATTCGTAACGGCGGACAGAGGCACGTTGAACTTTACATTAGGTTACTGCAAAACGACGTAAATCAACTTGGAATAAATGAAAATCACGTCTCGTCAATAGATAAGGTCGGTATCTGTTCTTTTCATACAACGATCGATAGCTTTTATCCCTTTAGTAACAATACAACACCGGGGAACACCGTCAGTGCGCCAATTATGAATAGTTCGATTCTTCTAAGCGAGAGTTTATTAGACGCGCAATCATTGATAACTGCAACCGATTGA
- the LOC105196106 gene encoding protein jagunal: MASKVTLSQALGTDGSDYSHRQRIATHYQVSATNKSRLKYCIFFHYLLFFVMLAKLSADILDHLDIFILEIEELQIPQPLWWEYIWCTSLLVSFLALSAIKRNRIKTLQKYMIGIILLGYGPLVYAIVYYFKDVWTYLTVGKSEEIHLWQNLPYGVLWYAFILLASQVHCFSLYFSWNLLVAWRTRGAKRMD; the protein is encoded by the exons ATGGCTTCGAAAGTTACTCTTTCCCAGGCTCTGGGAACGGATGGGAGCGATTATAGTCATCGACAGAGAATCGCGACGCACTATCAAGTCAG TGCGACAAACAAATCAAGACTCaagtattgtatattttttcattacctGTTATTTTTCGTCATGCTCGCCAAATTGTCTGCAGACATATTAGATCATCTGGATATATTTATCTTGGAAATCGAAGAATTACAAATACCACAg CCATTATGGTGGGAATATATATGGTGCACTAGTTTGTTAGTATCTTTTCTTGCCCTGTCCGCGATTAAAAGGAACAGGATTAAAACACTGCAAAAGTATATGATAGGTATCATTTTGCTAGGTTACGGTCCATTGGTTTATGCCATTGTGTATTACTTTAAGGATGTCTGGACGTATTTAACTGTAGGCAAATCTGAGGAAATTCATTTGTGGCAG AATCTACCATATGGCGTGCTTTGGTACGCTTTTATTCTTTTAGCCTCACAGGTTCATTGTTTTTCCTTGTACTTTTCGTGGAATTTGCTAGTCGCATGGAGAACGCGAGGTGCCAAAAGAATGGACTAA
- the LOC105196105 gene encoding SPARC-related modular calcium-binding protein 2 isoform X1, whose translation MMVFLAIRATVFFLFIVDLVHLDRRVAAANTVTSAKEECRKRIAECTMNGGGSTPVCGSDGVTYSNQCQVISKQCQGVSVLIKHSGPCPETPACFSARLTARMGVRPVCRRDGTYAPVQCHAETEYCWCVTPQGRPLPDTTVRYKKPRCLRAGSRSAASTRSSQRRRSPTRKQRRQYVSNRHRNTCDRTEKSKFNGNLIENFKIEYRRTNISAEDDKNIERVLSWKFLMLDQNADGYLDKTEYKELRRLAKKAVRPKKCARTFARTCDLNRDLKLSKQEWGACLANDFTLLKGSPAIGNPIQSLPFNDDHPSTKEESDANDCISDRKTVLEDQKQHSRGGNIYVPQCMSDGRYHRVQCYSGYCWCVYQDTGKPIPGTSSKNGTPNCNPAPTPSRPMKGCPELKKQLFLRDLMDLMQEEMEASSMDSNETTVKWQASKEERIATWHFVMLDKNKNKVLEKKEWKSFRTMVANNRQLRRCGKKLPRYCDINNDRRISMTEWLSCLNAQRPTTADDSEKTLTTPKRIGPNPLDQFLNDDD comes from the exons ATGATGGTGTTCCTCGCGATACGAGCCACCGTATTCTTCCTATTCATCGTTGATCTTGTTCATCTTGATCGACGGGTTGCGGCAGCTAATACCGTCACATCGGCAAAG GAAGAGTGTAGAAAGAGGATAGCTGAATGTACGATGAATGGTGGTGGAAGCACACCGGTGTGCGGGAGTGACGGTGTCACATATTCCAATCAATGCCAAGTCATTTCTAAGCAATGTCAAGGCGTCTCCGTCCTCATCAAACACTCCGGACCCTGTCCAG AGACCCCGGCGTGCTTCTCAGCAAGACTGACTGCTCGAATGGGCGTACGGCCTGTCTGTCGACGCGATGGTACGTACGCGCCGGTTCAGTGTCACGCGGAGACCGAGTATTGTTGGTGCGTAACGCCGCAAGGTCGGCCGTTGCCCGATACAACGGTAAGATACAAAAAACCAAGATGTTTGAGAGCCGGTTCCAGATCTGCTGCTTCTACTAGGAGCAGCCAAAGGCGACGCTCACCGACCAGAAAACAACGTAGGCAGTACGTCAGCAATAGGCATCGAAATACCTGCGATCGTACTGAAAAGTCCAAGTTTAACGGAAACCTCATCGAGAACTTCAAAATTGAATACAGGCGGACCAACATATCCGCCGAGG ACGATAAGAATATCGAACGGGTATTGTCGTGGAAATTCCTTATGTTGGACCAAAACGCGGACGGCTACTTAGATAAGACGGAATACAAGGAGCTCAGAAGACTCGCCAAGAAGGCGGTGAGACCGAAGAAGTGCGCACGCACGTTCGCCCGCACGTGCGACCTAAATCGGGATTTAAAACTATCCAAGCAGGAATGGGGTGCTTGTCTCGCCAATGATTTCACTC ttttaaaagGTAGTCCAGCCATTGGTAATCCTATTCAGTCTCTACCGTTTAATGACGATCATCCAAGTACTAAAGAAGAAAGCGATG CAAATGATTGTATATCAGATAGAAAAACAGTGTTGGAAGATCAGAAGCAACATTCACGGGGAGGAAATATTTATGTTCCACAATGCATGTCCGATGGAAGATATCATCGGGTGCAATGCTATTCAGGTTATTGTTGGTGTGTATATCAAGATACAGGTAAACCAATACCAGGAACATCCTCGAAGAATGGCACGCCGAATTGTAATCCAGCTCCGACTCCCAGCAGACCTATGAAAG GATGTCCAGAGTTAAAAAAACAACTATTCCTTCGAGATCTAATGGATCTTATGCAAGAGGAAATGGAAGCCTCCAGCATGGATTCTAACGAAACTACTGTTAAATGGCAGGCCTCTAAGGAAGAAAGAATAGCCACATGGCATTTTGTCATGCTtgacaagaataaaaataag gttttagaaaaaaaagaatggaaAAGTTTTCGCACAATGGTAGCGAATAATAGACAACTCCGGAGATGTGGCAAAAAATTACCGAGATATTGTGACATCAATAACGATAGAAGGATCAGCATGACGGAATGGCTCAGTTGTCTCAATGCTCAGCGTCCAACAACAG CTGACGATTCGGAAAAAACGTTAACCACACCGAAAAGAATAGGTCCAAACCCATTAGACCAGTTTCTCAACGATGATGACTAA